The following are from one region of the Francisella opportunistica genome:
- the pgsA gene encoding CDP-diacylglycerol--glycerol-3-phosphate 3-phosphatidyltransferase has protein sequence MFFNIPNILTFGRLALIPFIVICYYFDFPHHHGITATLFLLGAATDWLDGYLARKWQQTSKLGAFLDPVADKLIVATALCLFIEMYPYWWATIPAIAMICREILVSALREWMAELGQRSVVKVGIWGKVKTTAQMAALFIFLIKPAIDFRSSIDYTSFNTWFIFLGFLMLYVAVILTIYSMCNYLYVAFKSVFGASDN, from the coding sequence ATGTTTTTTAATATCCCCAATATTCTGACTTTTGGCCGTTTAGCATTAATCCCTTTTATAGTAATATGCTACTATTTTGATTTTCCGCATCATCATGGTATTACAGCAACTTTATTTTTACTAGGGGCTGCAACTGATTGGTTAGATGGTTACTTAGCGCGTAAATGGCAACAGACTAGTAAGCTGGGTGCATTTTTAGATCCTGTTGCTGATAAGCTTATTGTTGCTACTGCGCTTTGTCTATTTATAGAGATGTATCCATATTGGTGGGCTACTATTCCTGCTATTGCAATGATCTGTAGAGAGATCCTTGTCTCAGCTTTGCGCGAATGGATGGCCGAGTTAGGGCAGCGTAGTGTTGTTAAAGTTGGTATCTGGGGTAAGGTAAAGACCACCGCACAAATGGCAGCATTGTTTATATTTTTAATTAAACCAGCTATCGATTTTAGATCTTCTATAGATTATACAAGTTTTAATACTTGGTTTATATTTTTAGGTTTCTTAATGCTATATGTTGCTGTTATATTGACGATTTATTCTATGTGTAACTATCTGTATGTGGCTTTTAAATCAGTTTTTGGTGCTTCTGATAACTAA
- the rplC gene encoding 50S ribosomal protein L3, which yields MSLGLIGRKCGMTRIFTEDGVSIPVTVVQVEPNKVTQVKTIEKDGYSAVQVTTGFKKRSNVNKPVAGHYAKAGVEPGRGLWEFTVDAAAEYQIGSSFDATMFEAGQKVDVRGVSKGKGFQGGVKRHNFATQDATHGNSLSHRVHGSTGQNQTPGRVFKNKKMAGHLGNENVTIQSLEVVRVDAENGLLLLKGGIPGSVGGDIIVTPAVKS from the coding sequence ATGTCTTTAGGATTAATTGGTCGCAAATGTGGTATGACTCGTATTTTTACTGAAGATGGTGTTTCTATTCCTGTAACAGTAGTCCAAGTTGAGCCTAACAAGGTCACTCAAGTTAAGACTATTGAGAAGGATGGTTATAGCGCTGTTCAAGTAACTACTGGTTTCAAAAAGCGTTCAAATGTAAATAAGCCTGTGGCTGGTCACTATGCAAAAGCTGGTGTTGAACCGGGTAGAGGTTTATGGGAGTTTACTGTTGATGCAGCAGCTGAATATCAAATTGGCTCATCTTTTGATGCTACTATGTTCGAAGCAGGACAAAAAGTAGATGTAAGAGGTGTATCAAAGGGTAAGGGTTTTCAAGGTGGTGTTAAGCGCCATAACTTTGCAACTCAAGATGCTACTCATGGTAACTCACTATCTCACAGAGTTCATGGTTCTACAGGTCAAAACCAAACACCTGGTAGAGTCTTTAAAAACAAGAAGATGGCTGGTCACTTAGGTAACGAGAATGTTACTATTCAGTCTCTTGAAGTTGTGAGAGTGGACGCGGAAAATGGTTTATTGCTTTTAAAAGGTGGTATTCCTGGTTCAGTTGGTGGAGATATTATCGTTACTCCAGCTGTCAAAAGTTAG
- the rplB gene encoding 50S ribosomal protein L2, with protein MIEIKKAKPTSPGRRHVVSVKNTELHTGKPFKGLVEVKKGKAGRNNTGRITVRHQGGGHKQHYRIVDFKRNKDDITARVERIEYDPNRSANIALVLYADGERRYIIAPKGLKNDMSVVSGEKVDVAVGNCMPLRNIPLGTVVHNIEMKPKKGAQLIRSAGAFAQLVGKDNAYAIIRLRSGEMRRVLLDCRAVIGVVSNSEHNLRSLGKAGAKRWRGIRPTVRGVAMNPVDHPHGGGEGRTSGGRHPVTPWGIPTKGYKTRRNKRSNKLIVQKRK; from the coding sequence ATGATTGAAATAAAAAAAGCTAAACCTACTTCACCTGGCCGTCGCCACGTAGTGAGCGTAAAGAATACAGAATTACATACAGGTAAGCCATTTAAAGGTTTAGTAGAGGTAAAGAAAGGTAAAGCTGGTAGAAATAATACTGGTAGAATTACAGTTCGCCATCAGGGTGGTGGTCATAAGCAGCATTACCGTATAGTGGACTTTAAGAGAAATAAAGATGATATAACAGCTAGGGTTGAGAGAATCGAGTACGATCCTAACCGTAGTGCAAATATTGCTTTAGTTCTTTATGCTGATGGTGAAAGAAGATACATTATTGCACCAAAAGGCTTAAAGAATGATATGTCTGTAGTTTCTGGCGAAAAAGTAGATGTTGCTGTTGGTAACTGTATGCCTTTGAGAAATATACCTCTAGGTACAGTTGTTCACAACATTGAAATGAAACCTAAAAAAGGTGCACAGTTAATTAGAAGTGCTGGTGCTTTTGCTCAGTTGGTTGGTAAGGATAATGCGTATGCAATTATTCGTCTAAGATCGGGTGAGATGAGAAGAGTGCTTTTAGACTGTAGAGCAGTTATAGGTGTGGTATCTAATTCTGAGCATAACTTAAGATCTTTAGGTAAAGCTGGTGCTAAGCGTTGGAGAGGTATAAGACCTACTGTTAGAGGAGTGGCGATGAACCCGGTAGATCACCCACATGGTGGTGGTGAGGGTCGTACTTCTGGTGGTAGACATCCAGTTACGCCATGGGGTATCCCAACTAAAGGTTATAAGACGCGTAGAAATAAGCGTTCTAATAAGTTGATTGTTCAAAAACGTAAGTAA
- the rpsC gene encoding 30S ribosomal protein S3 — protein MGQKVNPNGIRLGYIRDWRSTWYADSSSYATKLNEDIKVREFLHKKLAAAAVSKIQIERPAQNAKITIYTARPGIVIGKKGEDVEKLRAEVHKLMGIPVQINIEEVRKPEIDAKLVADSVAQQLEKRVMFRRAMKKAMQAAMKSGAKGIKIMVSGRLGGAEIARSEWARDGRVPLQTFRADVDYATAEALTTYGVIGVKVWIYKGEILPGQIAEKKNNKKGAR, from the coding sequence ATGGGTCAAAAAGTAAATCCTAATGGTATCCGCTTAGGTTATATAAGAGACTGGCGTTCAACGTGGTATGCTGACTCTTCTAGCTACGCTACTAAGCTTAATGAAGATATTAAGGTTAGAGAGTTTTTACATAAAAAACTTGCAGCAGCAGCAGTTAGTAAGATTCAGATTGAGAGACCTGCTCAAAATGCTAAGATTACAATTTATACAGCTAGACCTGGTATTGTAATTGGTAAGAAGGGTGAGGATGTCGAGAAGTTACGTGCTGAAGTTCACAAGCTAATGGGTATTCCGGTTCAGATAAATATTGAAGAAGTGCGTAAGCCTGAAATCGATGCTAAATTGGTTGCTGATAGCGTCGCTCAACAGTTAGAGAAAAGAGTGATGTTTAGAAGAGCAATGAAAAAAGCAATGCAGGCTGCTATGAAATCAGGTGCTAAAGGTATCAAAATCATGGTTAGTGGTCGTTTAGGTGGTGCTGAAATTGCTCGTTCTGAATGGGCTAGAGATGGTAGAGTTCCTCTACAAACATTTAGAGCAGATGTGGATTACGCTACAGCGGAAGCTTTAACAACTTATGGTGTTATTGGTGTTAAAGTCTGGATCTACAAGGGCGAAATCCTTCCAGGTCAAATCGCTGAGAAGAAAAATAATAAAAAAGGAGCTAGATAA
- the rpsG gene encoding 30S ribosomal protein S7 has translation MSRRNRAPKRDILPDPKYKSQVVAKFVNHIMLSGKKSVAEKIVYGAFDKIKAKDASVNEVEVFEKALESVSPMVEVKSRRVGGATYQVPVEVRPERRQTLGMRWIIDAARKRKENTMGDRVAAEILEAVEGRGAAVKKREDTHKMAEANKAFAHFRW, from the coding sequence ATGTCTAGAAGAAATAGAGCTCCTAAAAGAGATATTCTACCTGATCCTAAGTATAAGAGTCAGGTTGTTGCTAAATTTGTTAACCATATTATGCTAAGTGGTAAAAAATCAGTAGCAGAGAAGATAGTATATGGTGCATTCGATAAGATCAAAGCGAAAGATGCTTCAGTTAATGAAGTGGAAGTTTTTGAAAAAGCATTAGAAAGCGTTAGTCCAATGGTAGAGGTTAAGTCTCGTCGTGTTGGTGGTGCTACATATCAGGTTCCTGTAGAGGTTAGGCCTGAGCGTCGTCAGACTTTGGGTATGAGATGGATTATCGATGCTGCGCGTAAAAGAAAAGAAAACACTATGGGTGACAGAGTTGCTGCAGAAATTCTAGAAGCTGTAGAGGGTAGAGGCGCTGCTGTCAAGAAAAGAGAAGATACTCATAAGATGGCTGAAGCTAACAAAGCATTTGCTCACTTTAGATGGTAA
- the uppS gene encoding polyprenyl diphosphate synthase produces the protein MTSAKENILRHLAIIMDGNGRWAKSKLKPRIFGHRNSISSVDASIEYCVEKNIEMLTLFAFGRDNWLRPAQEVADLMDLFYKTLKDKTPKLHDNNIVLNVVGDRTRLSGKLINIIEYSESLTKANTGLKLRLAVDYAGRWDIVEAAKAIARDVSAGRLSLDGVDQQGFSKYLIGGDVPIDLLIRTSGEVRLSDFMLWQLAYAEMYFTDTMWPDFSKQELNKAVEYFYSRQRRFGKSGEQI, from the coding sequence ATGACATCGGCTAAAGAAAATATTCTAAGGCACCTTGCTATTATTATGGATGGTAATGGTCGATGGGCAAAGAGTAAATTAAAGCCGAGAATATTTGGTCATAGAAATTCAATATCTAGTGTTGATGCATCAATAGAGTACTGCGTTGAGAAGAATATTGAAATGCTTACTCTTTTTGCTTTTGGTCGAGATAACTGGTTAAGGCCAGCTCAAGAGGTCGCTGATCTTATGGATCTTTTTTACAAAACCTTAAAAGATAAAACACCTAAGTTGCATGATAATAACATTGTCCTTAATGTTGTAGGTGATCGAACACGGCTATCTGGTAAGCTTATTAATATTATCGAGTATAGTGAATCATTAACTAAAGCAAATACCGGCTTAAAGCTTAGGCTGGCAGTTGATTATGCCGGGCGTTGGGATATTGTTGAGGCTGCTAAAGCTATCGCTAGAGATGTGAGTGCTGGTAGGCTTAGTCTTGATGGAGTTGATCAGCAGGGTTTTAGTAAATATTTGATTGGAGGTGATGTGCCTATTGATTTACTTATTCGCACAAGTGGAGAGGTGCGCCTAAGTGATTTTATGTTATGGCAGTTAGCCTATGCGGAGATGTATTTTACAGATACTATGTGGCCAGATTTTTCCAAGCAAGAGTTAAATAAGGCTGTTGAGTACTTTTATTCTCGTCAAAGAAGATTTGGCAAAAGTGGTGAGCAAATTTAA
- the rpsL gene encoding 30S ribosomal protein S12: protein MATINQLVNNPRKRSVVKSKVPALKACPQRRGVCTRVYTTTPKKPNSALRKVARVRLTSGFEVTSYIGGEGHNLQEHSVVLIRGGRVKDLPGVRYHIVRGALDTSGVNNRKHGRSKYGTKRPKS from the coding sequence ATGGCAACTATAAATCAGTTGGTGAACAACCCTCGCAAGAGATCGGTTGTTAAGTCTAAGGTTCCTGCGTTAAAGGCATGCCCTCAAAGAAGGGGTGTTTGTACTAGGGTTTATACTACAACTCCTAAGAAGCCTAACTCAGCACTTAGAAAAGTGGCTCGTGTAAGATTAACGAGTGGATTTGAAGTGACAAGCTATATCGGTGGTGAAGGTCACAACCTGCAAGAGCATAGTGTTGTGCTTATCAGGGGTGGTAGGGTTAAAGATTTGCCAGGTGTGCGTTACCACATTGTTAGGGGTGCTTTAGATACTTCAGGTGTTAATAATCGTAAGCACGGTCGTTCCAAGTATGGTACAAAGCGTCCTAAGTCTTAA
- the rplW gene encoding 50S ribosomal protein L23: MSSQEKLLKTVIRPHVSDKTYGLSDVNSTIVFEVARFANKQDVKNAVEQLFEVKVESVNILNVKGKARRFGRVEGRTKAWKKAYVKLAEGHDINFVGAE, encoded by the coding sequence ATGAGTTCTCAAGAAAAATTATTAAAAACTGTTATAAGACCTCATGTTTCTGATAAAACTTATGGTCTTTCAGATGTAAATTCAACTATAGTGTTCGAAGTGGCTAGATTTGCAAACAAGCAAGATGTTAAGAATGCTGTAGAGCAGCTGTTTGAAGTTAAGGTTGAATCGGTAAATATCCTTAATGTTAAGGGTAAGGCGCGTAGATTTGGTCGTGTTGAAGGTAGAACAAAAGCTTGGAAAAAAGCTTATGTGAAGCTTGCTGAAGGACATGATATCAATTTTGTTGGTGCAGAGTAA
- the rplD gene encoding 50S ribosomal protein L4 has protein sequence MDLNIKSLAGQEAGSVGVAEGVFAADYNEALIHQVVVAYMAGARQGTKAQKTRSEVSGGGAKPWRQKGTGRARAGTIRSPIFRKGGVTFAAKPKSYKQKVNRKMYSGAVKSILSELLRSGRMTIVEELRLETPKTKEFKSVVDSLGVKDVLFVVGVEEFSENLYLSSRNLKSVAVCDSVEINPVSLVCFENVVFTKKAIKEIEEKLV, from the coding sequence GTGGACTTAAATATAAAATCTTTAGCTGGTCAAGAGGCTGGGTCTGTAGGTGTTGCAGAAGGTGTTTTTGCAGCAGACTATAATGAAGCCTTAATTCACCAGGTTGTTGTTGCCTACATGGCAGGCGCTCGTCAAGGTACAAAGGCTCAAAAAACTAGATCAGAAGTTTCTGGTGGAGGTGCTAAGCCTTGGAGACAAAAAGGTACAGGTAGGGCAAGAGCGGGTACTATCCGTTCACCTATCTTCAGAAAAGGTGGTGTTACGTTTGCGGCTAAGCCTAAAAGTTATAAGCAAAAAGTTAATCGTAAGATGTATTCAGGTGCGGTTAAGTCAATCTTATCTGAACTATTAAGATCAGGTAGAATGACTATTGTTGAAGAGTTAAGATTAGAAACTCCAAAAACAAAAGAGTTCAAATCAGTGGTTGACTCTTTAGGAGTTAAAGATGTGCTTTTTGTTGTTGGTGTAGAAGAATTTAGTGAGAATTTATACCTATCTTCTAGAAATCTTAAGAGTGTGGCAGTATGTGATTCTGTGGAAATTAATCCAGTTTCTTTAGTATGCTTTGAGAACGTTGTTTTTACTAAAAAAGCTATAAAAGAAATAGAGGAGAAGTTAGTATGA
- the dut gene encoding dUTP diphosphatase has translation MKIELKILDKEVIKELPSYATEGSAAIDLRACISESVFLKPGECKLVATGVAINIANPNYAAMILPRSGLGHKKGLVLGNGTGLIDSDYQGELMVSCFNRSQEVIEIEPLMRFAQLVIVPVVQANFEIVEEFSQQTVRAAGGFGHTGV, from the coding sequence ATGAAGATAGAGCTAAAAATTTTAGATAAAGAAGTTATAAAAGAGCTACCTAGCTACGCAACCGAAGGTTCAGCAGCTATTGACTTAAGAGCATGCATCTCTGAGAGTGTTTTTCTCAAGCCGGGGGAGTGTAAGCTTGTTGCAACTGGGGTGGCTATTAATATTGCTAACCCAAATTATGCAGCAATGATTTTACCAAGATCTGGTTTGGGTCATAAAAAAGGTTTGGTATTAGGTAATGGCACAGGGCTTATAGATTCTGATTATCAGGGTGAGCTTATGGTTTCTTGTTTTAATCGCTCGCAAGAGGTTATTGAGATAGAGCCATTGATGAGATTTGCACAACTAGTTATAGTTCCTGTAGTACAAGCAAATTTTGAGATTGTTGAAGAGTTTTCACAGCAGACAGTGCGAGCTGCTGGTGGTTTTGGACATACAGGGGTTTAA
- the rpsS gene encoding 30S ribosomal protein S19, with protein MPRSLKKGPFVDHHLLKKVFEAQESNSKKPIKTWSRRSMIVPDMIGLTIAVHNGQQHVPVLMTEEMVGHKLGEFAVTRNYRGHAADKKAKKK; from the coding sequence GTGCCTCGTTCATTAAAAAAAGGACCTTTTGTAGATCATCATCTTTTAAAGAAGGTTTTTGAAGCGCAAGAAAGTAATTCTAAAAAGCCAATCAAAACATGGTCAAGAAGATCAATGATTGTGCCAGATATGATAGGTTTAACTATAGCTGTACACAATGGTCAGCAGCACGTGCCTGTTCTTATGACTGAAGAAATGGTTGGTCATAAGTTAGGTGAGTTTGCTGTAACTCGTAACTACCGTGGTCATGCAGCTGATAAAAAAGCTAAGAAGAAATAG
- the fusA gene encoding elongation factor G, whose translation MPRKTALEKYRNIGICAHVDAGKTTTTERILFYTGLSHKIGEVHDGAATMDWMEQEQERGITITSAATTTFWSGMDQQFDEHRINIIDTPGHVDFTIEVERSLRVLDGAVVVFCGSSGVEPQSETVWRQANKYGVPRIVFVNKMDRSGADFERVCAQIKTRLKANVVPVQLNIGAEEEFKGVIDLIRMKAIMWNEEDMGLTYELVDIPTELQGRAEELRMEMIEAAAESSEELMEKYLEEGELSEDEIHQGLRTRVLNNEIVLAFCGSAFKNKGVQAVLDGVVRYLPAPNQVPAIKCETEDGEPASRPSSDDAPFAALAFKLATDPFVGNLTFIRVYSGVLKSGDAVYNPVKGKKERVGRIVQMHANKRDEIKEVRAGDIAACIGLKDVTTGDTLCAQEDVVILERMDFPEPVISVAVEPKSKADQEKMSIALGKLAAEDPSFRVKTDEESGQTIISGMGELHLDIIVDRMRREFKVEANVGNPQVAYRETIRSKVEQESKFVRQSGGRGQYGHVFVRFEPLDEVDENGEAKVFKFVDEVVGGVVPKEYIGSVAKGIEEQLNNGVLAGYPMIGVKATLYDGSYHDVDSSEMAFKIAGSMALKEGAKKANACILEPIMRVEVVTPEDYLGDVMGDLNRRRGIIEGMDENPSGRVINALVPLAEMFGYATNVRSISQGRASFSMEFKKYAEVPNNIADEIIKSRNS comes from the coding sequence ATGCCTCGTAAGACAGCTTTAGAAAAATATAGAAATATTGGTATCTGTGCCCATGTTGACGCAGGTAAAACAACTACTACTGAGCGTATTCTTTTTTATACTGGTTTATCGCATAAGATCGGTGAGGTGCATGATGGTGCTGCTACTATGGACTGGATGGAGCAAGAGCAGGAAAGGGGTATTACAATTACTTCTGCTGCTACAACAACATTCTGGTCTGGTATGGATCAGCAGTTTGATGAGCATCGTATCAACATTATTGACACTCCGGGTCACGTTGACTTCACAATTGAAGTTGAGCGTTCTTTACGTGTTCTAGATGGTGCAGTTGTAGTATTCTGTGGTTCATCAGGTGTTGAGCCGCAATCAGAGACAGTTTGGCGTCAAGCTAATAAATATGGTGTACCAAGAATTGTATTTGTTAACAAAATGGATAGATCCGGTGCGGATTTTGAAAGAGTATGCGCTCAGATTAAAACAAGGTTAAAAGCAAATGTTGTCCCGGTGCAGTTAAACATCGGTGCTGAAGAAGAATTCAAAGGCGTGATCGACCTTATTAGAATGAAAGCAATCATGTGGAATGAGGAAGACATGGGTCTTACTTATGAGCTTGTTGATATCCCTACAGAGCTTCAGGGTAGGGCTGAAGAATTGCGTATGGAGATGATTGAAGCAGCAGCTGAGTCTTCTGAAGAGCTTATGGAAAAGTATCTTGAGGAAGGTGAGCTTTCTGAAGATGAAATTCATCAAGGTTTACGTACTAGAGTTCTTAATAATGAAATCGTTCTTGCGTTCTGCGGTTCAGCGTTTAAGAACAAAGGTGTTCAAGCAGTTCTTGATGGTGTGGTTAGGTATCTTCCAGCGCCAAACCAGGTTCCGGCTATTAAGTGTGAAACTGAAGATGGCGAGCCAGCTTCTAGGCCATCATCTGATGATGCGCCTTTCGCGGCATTGGCATTTAAACTTGCTACCGATCCATTTGTTGGTAACCTAACATTTATTCGTGTTTACTCAGGTGTGCTTAAGTCTGGTGATGCGGTTTATAATCCGGTCAAAGGTAAGAAAGAGCGTGTTGGACGTATCGTGCAAATGCATGCTAACAAGCGTGATGAGATCAAAGAAGTTCGTGCTGGCGATATTGCGGCATGTATTGGTTTAAAGGATGTTACAACTGGTGATACTCTTTGTGCTCAAGAAGATGTTGTGATTTTAGAAAGAATGGATTTTCCAGAGCCAGTAATATCTGTTGCTGTTGAACCTAAGTCAAAAGCTGATCAAGAGAAAATGTCTATAGCTTTAGGTAAGCTTGCAGCAGAGGATCCATCGTTTAGAGTTAAAACTGACGAAGAGAGTGGTCAGACAATTATTTCTGGTATGGGTGAGCTTCATTTGGATATCATTGTTGATCGTATGAGACGTGAGTTTAAAGTTGAAGCTAATGTTGGTAATCCACAGGTTGCATATAGAGAAACAATTAGATCAAAAGTCGAGCAAGAGTCTAAATTTGTGCGTCAATCTGGTGGTCGTGGGCAGTATGGTCACGTTTTTGTTAGATTTGAGCCTTTAGATGAAGTTGATGAGAATGGTGAAGCTAAAGTCTTCAAGTTTGTTGATGAGGTTGTTGGTGGTGTCGTTCCTAAAGAATATATCGGTTCAGTTGCTAAAGGTATCGAAGAGCAGTTGAATAATGGTGTTCTGGCGGGCTACCCTATGATTGGCGTTAAAGCGACTTTATATGATGGCTCATATCATGATGTTGACTCATCTGAAATGGCGTTTAAGATCGCTGGTTCTATGGCGCTTAAAGAAGGTGCTAAGAAGGCTAATGCTTGTATCCTGGAGCCGATCATGAGAGTTGAGGTTGTGACTCCAGAAGATTACTTGGGTGACGTTATGGGTGACCTAAACAGAAGAAGAGGAATTATTGAGGGTATGGATGAGAATCCAAGTGGTAGAGTTATCAATGCTCTAGTTCCTCTAGCAGAAATGTTTGGTTACGCTACTAACGTGCGTTCTATAAGCCAAGGTAGAGCTTCGTTCTCTATGGAGTTTAAGAAGTATGCTGAAGTACCAAATAATATTGCTGATGAAATCATCAAGTCACGTAACTCATAA
- the rplV gene encoding 50S ribosomal protein L22, with protein MEVQAKLKFVRISAQKCRLVADQIRGLPVEQAINLLTFSNKKAAVLIKGVLNSAVANAEHNDGMDVDSLVVSTIFVDEGPTMKRFEARAKGRGNRILKRTSHITVKVAEKK; from the coding sequence ATGGAAGTACAAGCTAAATTAAAATTTGTAAGAATCTCAGCTCAGAAATGTAGATTAGTTGCTGATCAGATCAGAGGTCTGCCAGTAGAGCAAGCTATTAATCTTTTGACTTTTAGTAATAAAAAAGCTGCTGTTTTAATCAAGGGTGTTTTGAACTCTGCAGTTGCTAACGCCGAGCATAATGATGGTATGGATGTTGACTCTTTAGTTGTGTCAACTATCTTCGTTGATGAGGGTCCTACAATGAAGCGTTTTGAAGCTAGAGCAAAGGGTCGTGGTAATCGTATTCTAAAAAGAACTTCACATATAACTGTGAAAGTTGCTGAGAAAAAATAA
- the rpsJ gene encoding 30S ribosomal protein S10, producing the protein MAINNQRIRIRLKAFDHKLIDISTQEIVDTAKKTGAQVKGPIPLPVRKERFTILVSPHVNKKARDQYEIRTHKRLIDIVEPTDKTVDALMKLDLASGVDVQISLS; encoded by the coding sequence ATGGCTATAAATAATCAACGTATCAGAATTAGATTAAAAGCCTTTGATCATAAGCTAATCGATATTTCTACTCAAGAAATCGTTGATACTGCTAAGAAGACAGGGGCTCAAGTTAAAGGACCTATACCTTTACCAGTGCGTAAGGAGAGATTTACAATTCTTGTTTCCCCGCATGTAAATAAGAAAGCAAGAGATCAATATGAGATTAGAACTCACAAGAGATTAATCGATATTGTTGAACCTACAGATAAGACTGTAGATGCTCTTATGAAGCTAGATTTAGCATCAGGTGTTGATGTTCAGATCAGTTTAAGCTAA
- the rpmC gene encoding 50S ribosomal protein L29: MKRKDTLKDYRGKSIDQLQEAKIELLQQLFSLRMQKGSGQLKKNHLFKSAKRDIARINTIISEKNK, encoded by the coding sequence ATGAAAAGAAAAGATACTTTAAAAGATTATAGAGGTAAAAGTATTGACCAACTGCAAGAAGCGAAAATTGAGTTATTGCAACAATTATTTTCTCTTCGTATGCAGAAGGGTTCAGGGCAATTAAAGAAGAATCACTTATTTAAAAGTGCGAAAAGAGATATTGCTCGTATAAATACAATAATATCAGAAAAGAATAAATAG
- the rplP gene encoding 50S ribosomal protein L16, with protein MLQPKRTKFRKQQKLRNRGLAHRGNKVSFGEFGLQATSRGRITARQIEAGRRAINRHIKRGGKVWIRIFPDKPITQKPLEVRMGKGKGSVEYWVAQIQPGRVLYEITGVKEELAREAFARAAAKMPVSTTFVEKQVM; from the coding sequence ATGCTACAGCCTAAGCGTACAAAGTTTCGTAAACAGCAGAAGTTGCGTAATAGGGGCTTAGCTCACAGAGGTAATAAAGTAAGCTTTGGTGAGTTTGGTCTTCAAGCGACATCTAGAGGTAGAATCACTGCTAGACAAATCGAGGCAGGAAGAAGAGCTATTAACCGCCACATCAAGCGTGGTGGTAAAGTTTGGATTAGAATCTTCCCAGATAAACCTATAACACAAAAGCCTCTTGAAGTTCGTATGGGTAAAGGTAAAGGCTCAGTTGAATATTGGGTAGCTCAAATTCAACCGGGTCGTGTACTATATGAGATTACTGGTGTTAAAGAAGAGTTGGCTCGTGAGGCTTTTGCAAGAGCAGCAGCGAAGATGCCAGTATCAACAACTTTTGTTGAAAAGCAGGTGATGTAA
- a CDS encoding phosphatidate cytidylyltransferase, protein MKERIVTGIVLVAVVFSFLIFTSDYLFGVGIFLVVLLSAYEWLKLAKVDQQGIFKNLIIFTIVVFVVSQFFLYLQYLFPIFWLYAIYMLASYERQKIDTITTNEMLVMGLFTISPFAASLYILHTNGVAWIFMFILVIAAADSGAYFTGKAIGKRKMLPRLSPNKTIEGLLGGLICAVVIAVIFLIYMKLSFGQYIYMVIVSALIAVLSVVGDVFESMMKRIAGVKDSGNILPGHGGVLDRLDGYMPTLPIFVMLGYLAGVFVF, encoded by the coding sequence ATGAAAGAAAGAATTGTGACTGGTATAGTTTTGGTCGCTGTGGTTTTTAGTTTTTTAATTTTCACATCTGACTATCTGTTTGGTGTTGGTATATTTCTAGTTGTTTTGCTATCAGCATATGAATGGTTAAAACTTGCAAAAGTTGATCAGCAGGGAATATTCAAAAATCTTATTATATTCACAATAGTAGTTTTTGTTGTTTCACAATTTTTTTTATATCTACAATATCTTTTCCCAATATTCTGGTTGTATGCAATTTATATGCTAGCTAGCTATGAGCGTCAGAAAATCGATACAATAACAACTAATGAAATGCTTGTGATGGGACTGTTTACTATATCTCCTTTTGCGGCATCATTATATATTTTGCATACCAATGGTGTTGCTTGGATATTTATGTTTATCTTGGTGATTGCTGCTGCTGACAGTGGCGCATATTTTACTGGTAAAGCTATTGGTAAACGTAAAATGTTACCGCGTCTTAGCCCAAATAAAACTATTGAAGGTTTGTTAGGTGGTTTAATTTGTGCTGTTGTTATTGCAGTGATTTTTCTTATCTATATGAAATTAAGTTTTGGTCAATACATTTATATGGTGATAGTATCTGCTTTGATCGCAGTGTTATCTGTTGTTGGTGATGTTTTTGAGAGTATGATGAAGCGTATAGCTGGCGTCAAAGATAGTGGTAACATTTTACCTGGGCATGGTGGTGTGCTTGACAGATTAGATGGATATATGCCGACTTTACCAATATTTGTGATGCTTGGTTACTTAGCAGGTGTTTTTGTTTTTTAG